The genomic stretch TTGGGTTAGTTTGAAATAGTAGTAATAATGGGTATGGAGAATTCTAAATTGCTTGTCTTGTCACGTTAGTGCATGCTCTCCTAGTCTATTGGTGATAATCACATATCATTACAATCTTGAGGATGCTATCTTGACAGAGAACCGTGAGAGTCCAAGTCTCAAATCTATTGGGTGtgtttattgaaaaatatatttgtttatggTTTGTAGTTGATCCACCTTGAGGATGCGATAAATACAAATTCGTTTCTAGGTTTCAAGTCATTAATAACGATGAACTAACAAAATAGAGGGATAGGAAGTTGTGCAGTGTTAGACTAAATACAGAATTGCCAGGCATGTATTCTAGATGATTTACTTCAATACTTTCAAAATTAGTTATATTATTTACAGACTAAGGTCTTGttaaattttatcatttgattgtAGATTATTACAGAATGCTTTTCCAAGTATTAAAAACACACTTTAATTACTTCCCAAGATTACAAGTTCTCATTTATCATCCTATCCTATTTTTAGTAACATTCTCAATTTTAACCTTCTCAATTTCCTCAGACTAGTTTTTATGTATTTTTCTTCAACTTTCGTTGTTATGTTTTGTAGAGTAATTGATATGACAAGCAATTCCAGTGTTTCACCATTCTCTGTGGCATTTTGAGTATAACAATTTTCAAGGAATGATAAAAGGTATATACTACTCCAAGCCAAGCTAAAATTATTATGTCTCTGAAAACTTCAATAAGAGAAAGAAGAGCTAAAAGCTTGTTGTCCCTTCATTATTTTGTGGACGGACAATTTTATTCCTTTATTCCATTAGTTCAAACTGCAAAAATTGATAGAAAGTCCAAAAGTTTACACGTTAAATTGTTTGGTGACTTAAATGGTACATATTATAGCTCGGGAGCTAAAAGTGTATAAAAATGACATCTTAGGGAGTTAAGAATTATGTGACTTTATCACATCCACACAATTGAATAGAGTTTTTGTATCATAAATTAtgtgatagggtgttaattgttggttattttattattaattttttctttatccTTGTCAAAtagtattttaaatttttgatatatacttatatttaatatttgaaCCTATCTACAGAAAAGCGATTTGAAAAGTGCTAAACAAGGGACCTGCCGGAGGAAATTGCCCCACACGTAAAAGAGTCCAAAAAGCCTCACAAAATTGGCCTGCATGAAGCTACAACGGATGGCATTTCTTTTGGCTGATTAGAAGAATTGCTGACTAGGACTCTTACTAGGAAGTCTTTGCCTAGCAATAGGAaacaagaaggagaaaaagtCGGCAGAGCTTCAGTTCACGGCTTGTACTCTTTTACTTCAATTTCGGCAGGGACCACGCGGAAAAGATTGATCATTAGTGATTCTTTGGAAAAGAAATGTACAGAGGCTTGTGAAGTGGATTGGACTCTCAATTCGTGCGGGGACCACGGGACTAGATAGCATTAGTCATCTTTGGCTTTAAAAGAGAAAGGGGCGTACAGAGAGCTAGGATCAATAGTTCTAGCTTAACTTTTGGCATAGTTTAGTTTTTATTCTTTCTGAGTTCTTTTGATGGCCTGGATCTCATTTAAATTAcgtggagattttctcatgaaatGTGGCTAAGTTTTTCATCTAGTCGAAGGTCAACTTGAAGACTCGattccaaatatctgtgagatcgaattattttacttatttcttttattcattggtattcgtacgttttctggtttaattacttatgattattttgttatttgaatgtcaaggatCCGATATtcaaattaacctaataatctactgtcatattaattgattgaatccgtaattgttctgttgattaataccagtggcgactagcgtgattaatttcatgttagagaaacgtatgatctaatttaaacaaatcctcgtagcgtgtttgttgatTAGGGTTGGGTTTTTcgaattattaatgcaatcgagtaatcaaatcctacggtcgtacctagagtTATTTATTGGTTAGGGAAATAGTTAACgatcgtaccttaactatcgagaaattaagaaaaggttggttgttcatcgcgtgtatgacaactataaccaatctattaatgagtaattgaattatctttgcatcgatgatcagttgcatggacCGTGTCTGGAAAGTTGAACCTTTGGCTAGAGTCATATTagttattgattaatttctatttatttctagtagttgttttattaggtagttaattagttattttatattctccaaaaaccCCCATACTTCGGACTTTGAAAGAAATAAGTTATCCCCAATCCctatggattcgaccctgctcaccgctatatacaaaatttgtatttttcttgagtaggtaattattattataCTAGCTCGACACCCTGTCATTGTGGATCCAGATTCACttgtggaaaaaaaattacactaaGAATATATGATATATTAATTCATAGTTATGATTATAAAAAGTAATATACATTCCAGAATACATGCATATAGAAACTAAAAAATAAGCTACAATGGGAGCTTTGGTCTACCATATTGGGAGAGAAAGGACAAGTCGAATTTTTTGCTCGTAAGGCTGTTGCTGGTCGTGAAGGATATTGGTGGCAATGTGAGGGCTAATTCcttaaattaaaactaaaaaaaatattgatcaaatgttGCTCTGACAAGAATAGTGTACCAAACTATATCCGCTGTGGTAAggcaatttctctttttttttttctatatggCTGACACTACTGTGCTAAGTCAAAACAAAAAAGGGTCTGACAGATTCTTTTCTGGCAGAAGCTGTCATAGTTGTGCAGCCTTTGactggatttaaaaaaaaaaaattgtccccCGCCGTGTTGACTTTGCTGGCAGGggtgtttttattattattatgagcAGGTCAGATGTTGAAGAGGGTGGAGAAACCGTTTTGAAGGTTATTCCAGTATGTATTGAACTGTAGTTCTGATGGCAGTAGGACTGAACTGGTTTTCAAGTGcttgtcttttttctttttttccttcttcttgtaCTACATTGAATGATTGCCATTTTTAACATCATTCTCATATCATGAGTTATTAGATGTGTAAATTGTTTATGAGTCTTCTGGTGTGCTTCTGTAGGCGGTTGCCCTGGTTGTTAGAGGGAAAAAGTGGTCATCAACAAAGTGGATGCGAGTCCATGAGTACAAGGTGTAATTTACTGGGCACATAGTTATTGGTATATGCATTTGACTCTTTTCACACAGTCCACATAGTTCACTGCATTTAATTTAAATACAGATTTCTCCATTCTAGTAAAGCAATTTCTGTTGAAGCTCTTATATATTGCCCATGCTCATCCGTCTCCTAGTTGCAAATGGATAGACATACCTGGCAGATGGTTTATCATAGTTCCAAAATTGTCTGCTTGTATTCTTCTTTCAAGTTTCATTTGGTATACAAAGTCTTTGATACTGTCAGTTCATGGTCATAGTTCAAATCACTTGAATGTTTAAGCAGTCATTCTGTGCATTCTTCTTATTTAATTCATTTCACTTTGTTATGTCTATCGCCCTCCTCTTTACATAGTTTCAGTCTGCATTAACTCTATTATCCCCTAATCTTTGCTTTGTATTCTTTGCTATAGCATAACTGGACAAATAGTCATACTTCTTGGCGAAAAGTGTATAATGAGTTCTTCTGAATTGAAAGAGCATAAATTGCATGGGAGGGCGGGTCCGAGTCCAAAAGATGCAGAAGGTTTTGTTCATAGTACAAACTACAAATGGAGATGTTGAATTGAAATGTTAATGggcaaattcaaaatttagGAAACCAAAGGAGCTAGTTTTTCTGATGTTTAGCATCAACTCTTTCTAATGCCTTTTAGTCAGCACTACACAATTATTGGCTGCCGTGCTTAGTCAGCACGAAAGCTTTggcctttaaaaaaaaaagaaaaaagtggagTACCCTAATCGTACTTCGTCAGCATGACAGGTATAGTTTGGTACACCATCTTTATCAAAGTAACATTTGgccgacttttttttttttaaaactataatCTAAGGAATTAGCCGTGTTTGACCAATTGGAGGAACGGTCACAAACCAGGGGAAAATCTATGCCACGTGTTGGACTTCGTCTCGGATGTGCAGGTTATTTTCAAATGATAAATGATAGTAAGGATGTTGCTGCGGTATGTTTACATGTCAAAACAGAGGTGTGGAAAGTTAATGGAAAAGACATTCaagcattttgggccacaaacGGTAGGGGAAGTGTGTTGGGCGGGCACGTGGAAAGGGCTTTTGTGACGTGCAACCGGAAGATCTATTGGGGGTTGAAGGGGACTCCAGCTGGGCATGTGAAATGTGGAGGGGCCGAAATGAAGCAACCGGGAAAGTGAGGGTTTGTACGCGAAAGTAGGGCATGGAAAAAAGGCGCGAAGCTTACTGGATAAGCTAAAGAGTGCAGGCGTATTAGAAAGGAAAAAGCGCCAAAAGCTGAGCAGGAGGAATAGCAGAAGATAGGGATTTGTTATGGAGCTGGCGGCGGAAATAGATGCTTCGGATATGCAGTGGGACAGTGAAGGAGAAAGCGAAAATGTAGTATCGCCGATGCATGAGAGTGGAACACCTTCGAAATTTAAAAGTTGCAGCAGTGAACGGAAGGCCATTCGTCGGACGGCGGAAACAATGGTAGTATCGCTGATGCATGAGAGTGGAACACCTTCGAATTATAAAAGTTGCAGCAGTGAAAGGAAGGGCATTCGTCGGACGGCGGAAACAATGGTAAGCCACTCAACTCATTCCGTGAAGAATATGGTGGATTGGATCTCGGATGAGCAGCGGCAGGCTGTCAGAGAGTTTGGATTCGGGTCAATTTTGAATGTGAAGGGAGTAGAGGTTGACGAAGAGATGTTGAAGTGGCTGCTGGATAACTTTGATGTAGATCGGAGGACACTGAACGTTCATGGGTACTGTCTACAGGTGACAGCCGAGGATGTGGAATGTGTACTTGGTTTGAGCAGCCGTGGGAAAGATATTGAAAGCGAAAAGCGAAGGCAAGAGATGGATACAGAGTTGGAAAGAGAATTGAATATCAGAATAAATAGCGGTGAAATTGTAGTGGAGGAATTGAGGCACAGTATATGTAGTTTGCATAACGAAGGCTTAGAATTCAAAGTGAAGTTCGTATTGTTTGTTGTTGGTAGGTTGTTAGCACCAAGTTTGGATGACAAAGTGAGCCGGGCTCTGGTGGCTGTAGTGGCTACAGAGGAGAATATGGAAAATTTGAACTGGTCGGAATTCATACTTGACAATTTGGTGAAGAGCATCCGTGATAGAGACGGCAACGGAATAGCGGGATGTGCACTTTTCTTGATGGTATAAGAAAGACGCACCATTTTGTATTAGAGATAGGAATTGCTGGAATAATGAAATTAAACTTTGATAGAAAAGACCCGTAAATGATGGTAGGCGTTTTTGTCCGTGCAGATTTACTATCTGGAACGATTCTATATCGAGGGTGAGGACGAGTTTCGCAAGTTCCAGCCGAGAGGGCCGAGGCTAAGATTTTGGGGAAGGTACGAGATTAATGAAAGCGTGCGAATATTGAGGAGGAATCACATATTTGAGGGGGAACAGGTAATGTAAAATCCTTTCGTGTGAATTGTTGTTGAAATTGCAATCTGCATTTTGTGACGTTACTAGTAGTACAAAACTGAAGGGTTGTAGTGACAGGGCAATGTGCAGTTTTACAATAACATAAGCTGTAGAGAAGACATTGATAGAAGACtgattgaaattgaatgtggTAATAAAGATGTGAAGGATAGTATTGGTAGAATGGAAGCAATGATTGAATGTCGTTTTGAAAGGCTGAGGAGCATGTATGAAAGTGTGATGAACGTGTGCAAAACAAACCGGGCACTTGGTGTGGAGGGTGGGCAGAAGGACGATTGGCGCGGTAATGTTAAAAGAGGGAGTGAGTTACATAAATTTAGTCCTACAACGCCAGATTTTAGGTCCAAAAGCAGGAGTGAAAATGATAGAGTGACTACGAATAGTACTGTAATGGGTGAAAAGAGTGCATCGAAAATTACAAAGTGGAGGAGTAGAAAGAGACTAAGGATGGACAATACGGAGAAGCCTGTGGGGGAAGACAAACAAAACAGAAGGCAAGGTAAAAGAATAAAGGTATGCATCGGTTTGTGCCAAGGTATTTGTAGCATTAGAAAAGTAAAGTATAAATTGTAGTTTTATGTACAGATGGATAGCAGTGTGATGAACAAGTGTCAAACGAAGATCGTTGCTTTATTGGCAAAGGTGAGTATTCCAACGTTCCAGAATTACTAAAGTATGGGAAATTATAGACAATGAAAGATGACATATTTTTGTGGTAGCAGGAAACGAGGCTGGCATCTATCGGGGAAAAATTGAGTGAGGGACGAGCAAAAATACTGAAGTTCTTGTTTGACACTCAGCTGTCGCAAGGGTATGTACTGGAACATGGATTTGTTAAATCAACAGTTCTATTTTGTTTTATCCTTTATTTGAAATTGCAATGGGAAAGGGGACAGAAAAGTATTTGCAATTATAAGGTTGACTGAATATGTAGTATGATTATCCCCATAGGGGAGAGGGCATAGGAACGAAAAGCTTCGAAGCAGTTAAAATTGGTTTACAAGTGAGCATAAAACTTACAATTTGTGTGCTGTCAATCATGCCACCTTATATAAAAAGCAAGGGTAGGTAACATGGTTGCATATAGAATAAAAGGTGAGTATTCCAGAAGTTTGAGAATGGAAGTACAATGATAACTGAATGACCCTTATGGTGAGTACATAACCGCCTTAGGCTAACTGAATGACCGTAAGGACCGATTGGGTCATTGAAACCGTGATTGCTGGTTGTATTAGTGAGGAAGAGCGAACCTACTCTGGCCGTTTTAACTCGAGtgattgaaaatgatgataTCAAGTTTGTAGATTATGAAACTGTAATACACATAGGGAAAAGATTAATGTACGCTGTTGTAATGACAGGGAAGTACTGGTGTCAATTAAGGGGCAGACAGCAAGTCGGGATGCAATGGGGTCCTTGCTTCCTGAAAAACCCATGGCATGTGATGTGAGTAAATTGAGGGATTGAAATTGGGTGGTGTTGTGTGGACTGTTTCATGGAGGACGAAGTGATGTGAGTTGAGTTTGGTGCAGATAATCAATTGCTATTGTGCGATGAAAACAGCAAGGCAGCAAAGGCGTCTTGACGATCATTCAATGCGATGGTGGTTCATGCCAACTTGGTTTCAGGTACAAGTGTTCGGCCAAAGTTGGGGGGTGTGAGTACGTACATTAATATTAAAATGTCATATTTGACTGTCGTGTTGTAGCAAGAGATTTTGGAGTTCAACAAATCAGCAGACGAGCTGTACTGTACATATCTACAGGAATGTAAAGTAGGAGGTAATATAAAAAAGTGTGAGAAGGTACGAGCAGCTACTCTGTTATGTAGCAAAATGGAATAGATACAGATGCCATGATGATGACTAACTAACCGCTGCTATGCTTCAGATATTCGTGCCAATGTGGCACGATGAGCATTGGTATATGTGTGTGGTGGACATGGGAAGCGAAGAAGTATTAATTTATGATTCAATGAGAGGAGACGAGCAAACGGATATGAATAGGCGCAGCTCCGTGGAGACAGTGGTAAACTAAGTCGGTTTGTCAAACATTTCATGAACACGACCATCACCTTTACAATTGGTGGCAGTAAACTTAAAATTGCATATGTTTTTCTTGTATGGCCGTCAGATTGAAAGGTTGGAAGCAGCGCTGACTTATGGTTTGGAGGGGCAGTATTCGTCATGCCTTTGGCTGTACAAAATAAAAGCTGCAGCCACATGTCCACAGCAACGGAATGCGTAAGTTGCACCTGCATAGTTTTGGAAGTTTTTTCCATAGTTCAGCAATGGTTGTGTCTAAATTTGTGGTTATGGTTTGTAATGCAGGTGGGATTGTGGGTTATTCATGCTGAAGTACATGGATATGTTATCAAGTGGAATTGGAAGCTGGAAATGGAATCAGGTAAGCAAAAAGGAATGGCGTCGTGTGCTGTAACAGTAAGTGTGTTTGCTTGCTTTGGTTGCGAACGATGGAGATAGTAACAAATTTATCGGCGCAGTACAATTCGGAGCAGGAGCGGCGCAAAGTAGCACTGTGTTTGCTTCTGGATGATGCCAACGTTGTCCGTCATCAAATTATGCGGAAAGCGAACATCCACGGGAGGTTGGAGATGAATAAAGTTGAGGTTGGATGAAGGTGGCAAGATAGAGAGACAAAGTTGGGGAGTGTGTCAGTTTAACGGaagaaagccttaaagagctacTGTTTTATGAACTACGGgtctatttttctggttttcgATAAATGAATTTGTATTTGAGGAACTTGTGTACTGGTGCCCGTATGAAGgaagaaaggcataaagagGTTGACTCTTATAACACAACGCCTTCAACTAAATTTTGTGTGATACAAAAATTCATTATTCGCACTCTATcctagaataaatttcttaatgCACTGCAAAGCTTTGTCGGTGGCCCTGTGTCATGTACTTTATGGGATTTCCAGGAAGTTGACAAATCAGAAAACTGGGCTTTCTTCCGTTCTTCACCCATAATTCATCAATAACTAATATTTTTCCTCTCTTCACCCATAATTCACCCGTAATTCTCTTGTTCAGTTCTTCACCCataactaatattttatataattataattatatactttattaatattatatacacatatatattatacaggataatttcacaaacctcccctgaaatACCGTTTGAAAAAATGGGAAACtggataatttatggaggaaagccataaagagctggtgttttattagagaactgatttattttattatttttcgagaaataaattttttttatggaaaAGGGTACTCTGTTTATATAATGGAGAAAAACCATTATTGGAAAACgagtttttatatattttatccgataaataaatgtATTGGTGGAAAAATGGGTgctttgttcttataatggagggaggtcataaagagctggtcttttatgggaaagtgaTACATTCTGCTGTTATACGCAAACCAGAATATAATAGAAGTATTTGCTGCAGGAATCATAGAATCCAGCCAATTAC from Coffea eugenioides isolate CCC68of chromosome 8, Ceug_1.0, whole genome shotgun sequence encodes the following:
- the LOC113780760 gene encoding uncharacterized protein LOC113780760 — translated: MDSSVMNKCQTKIVALLAKETRLASIGEKLSEGRAKILKFLFDTQLSQGEVLVSIKGQTASRDAMGSLLPEKPMACDIINCYCAMKTARQQRRLDDHSMRWWFMPTWFQQEILEFNKSADELYCTYLQECKVGGNIKKCEKIFVPMWHDEHWYMCVVDMGSEEVLIYDSMRGDEQTDMNRRSSVETVVN